The Aethina tumida isolate Nest 87 chromosome 5, icAetTumi1.1, whole genome shotgun sequence genomic sequence GACCATCTGCACGTCCATCAAGAACCACTTCATGGAATGCACGAAACAGGTGCGCGGCGTCATGAGGGACTGCGTTCCGGCGCACAGCAAAGACATACCCGACTTGGTCTTCAACTCCATCACCCGCGGTTTCGCCCACGTGTGCCGCATGGACGGCGAACACATCTTTGGTAAACCGTTTAGATTGCGTGCATTTTGGCCATGTTGATTATTGTTTCGATGTTCGCAGAGTTGGGCAACAAGTGCATCTCGAAGAATTTGGAGTCGAGAAGCACGTCGACATGTCTCAGACGTGTCATGACCAAAATGCAGGAGTACACGAAGAACACCCCGACCAAGGGGCAGCTCTGTCAGTTCGCCAGCTCTCTTAAGGGCTGTCTGCAGATCCACTTGAGCAACTCCTGTCAAAATCCGATCACGCAGGAGGCCTTCATTGGCTTCTACGACGCAATCCTTACAACTtgtaatcaatataattacgTCGATTCCAACGATTTAGTTGAACGCTTCTAATggtaattagataaaattttgttgtgtAAAAGAGTCAGTAGGTCAAACTATAAGCAAAACCTAATTtagataagattattttaattttatttgccaaTAGTGATAATGATGATAGTGTTTTTACAGGACGGACGAAGTAACCAAAACAAAAGccatttattgtatatattatatgaatatgtttaataatgtttataaacaaatataatttattaaactacttctgtgtgcatttttttttattaattaaaactccaatagtaaaatttagttGGAATTCAGTTtagtagtaaaatataaatgtattataatttacataaccaaaaaaaaatttgacaaGTAAAAACAAATAGTGACAAAACAACAATGGGGATATGAACCATTGAAAATTGTCTGTAAACGTCACCTCTCAAAAATCACTAATCATCCACATCTCATTTTTTCATCATTGTGATGTTCTCCAGCAAGGCACGACAGGCCGATTGTCGAGTATTTTTCCGGATTTATCCCATCGAATCGATCGACGATAACCACGTGAAATTGGACAAGGACGAGAAGACCATTTACATCAGAAGCAGACAGGAGTTGAAACGTCCCGAGTCATCACCAAAAGAAGCAACATATTGGAAATACGTCACTGATGGAACTTTCAGACACGTCTCTCAAAACCATCTCTACAATGTCGTCAGAGATAATGTTATGGAAAAGTATTCATTCATTATCTttcgtatttttttgttttaacaagAAGTTTCTCTTTTTAGCGTACTAGCCGGAGTTGATGCAATAATAATGTGCTTCGGCCAAACGGGATGCGGAAAGAGTCTGACGATGTCTGGACTACAAGAACTACCACAGGTTTACCATGTTCGGTGGTTAATCCCGAATCAACTTAATCATTTTTAGGACCTTGGAATCGTACCACGTGTTGTCAACGATCTGTTCAATCTGAAACAAGACTACATAAAAAACAAGCAGAAAATTTTCATAGAGCTGTCTTATATGGAGTACGGAAGACACGTCGCCAACGATTTGCTGAAGAAGTACCCGAACAGTCTGGAATACCCGTTTGTCGGCACCAAACTGAAAGTCAAGGACAAGGATCAGGCCctcaatttgatttttaaaggtACATCTTCTGAAAATCTCGCACAAAATGCTCACCATGATGTTTTCAGGGGAAGGTCGTAAGGAACTCATATCAAACGGTCACTCTTCACACATGTTCAGCAGCATTCTCACATTTTTCATAACAATCAAAGACGCCACCTTAGAAAAACCCTTCTGTTTTTCTTCAAAGGTACCACAAAACAACACAAACACGAACCGCATACTCAAATGTGTGTTCCAGCTGCATCTGATTGATCTGGCTGGCACCGACTCGTCATCCAACAAAACGTGCTCATTCAAGTCACCGTCGGACGTCGGAACTGCCAATCTGTTCAAAAGTGATCTGGAAGCTTTCGTGTTGTGTCTCTGCGACAACATTCCTGAAAAGATCAAGATCAAAATCAGGACGAATCCGTTGATTAAGTATCTCGGATGCTCGCTCAGCAACCAATCCATTTTGAGGTAAGTTGTGTGATCTGCGGGGggtgttttaattaaggattTTTATAGGTTTGTAGGTCACATCAGCCTGGAAACGGAAAATATGTCGATCACCTCGTCGCTGCTCAGGTTCGGATTGGCGTTGAAAGGTTTAAAAATGAGGTCCAAGATTGTCATTTCCGGCCTGACCCCAGATGTCGAAACCACCTTTTACAAAGTAACTATTGCAATTGTCATAAAGCATTTTATAATTCCTTACGAAACTTAGAGGGAGTTGGAGAAAATGCTTGAAGAGAAACGCCAGGAGGCGATCATAACGAATCAAGTGAAGAGATGTTTTGTGGACACTGAAAGGTTTCAACAGATGCAACGGTCGGTGTACGATTTTCTAAACAACGGTGTCGAAATGATGGAAGTGCTGAACGTGACGGAAATCAAGACAACCTTCGACATCTTCCGGAAGATCTACACCGACTTCGATTCTGAAAAGTCGAAAATCTACAAGGAAGCTTACAACAAAGCCATCGAGGACACAAAAATGAGTAAGAAAAGCACTATTGCGCCGACTACCAAACGTTCAATGGAGCTCAGAAGTGAGAACGTAACAGTTCCGCCGCCACAAAGCTAAACCGAAACATTTTACAGGTTTTTCAAGGATAACACCGAAGACAAGCTCGTCGGAGAGCAGTCAgaagaaacaacaacaacgtgTCAGCCACATTCCGAAGCGCAGCACGCATTCAGTCGATGTGGAACTGACGGCCAAGTCGAGTTCGATCAAAAAGGACGTTTCGTACATTCCGGACATTTTGCCGGAGTACTTGTCGGTCTGGATGACATACACGAACGACGGCGACTCCAACTTCGCCGTCTTCGAGGAACAATACAGGGACAACGAGCTGACTTTGCACGATGCTTATCTGAGTTATTTGCAAGAGCTCAAAACTCTCGAAGAATTTAAGACCAAAGTGGACCAGTTGGAACTGGAACTAGAACATGTAATGAGACGGATGTTCGGTGTGCATTTATTTGTAACTTTTTGTTTAGGTGAAACTGTTGGCGTCTACGTCCATGGGCAAGGATGAAAGTTTGCAGGGCGTAGTCGAGGCTTGTATGGAGAATCTGGAGAAGGCGCGACAGGAGGAGCTAGTACAGACTGAGAAGTGTTTGTCGTGCAGGACGAAGGTGAACGTCCTCCTGAACATGAGACATAAGTACAGGAAATTGCTGGAGCTGGATTTTGATGAGTACTGCATCGTACACTTCCAGATGAAGGTGCCCAATTTACAGGACTTTCAAGCTAACCAATTGGTATGTTCATgtcaaaaatgtttctttttattaatcgtATCGTTTTAGGAGATGTGTACAGTGAATTTAGAAGGACTGAAGCAGGAGCATGAGGATAGGCCGCAGGAGTGTGGGGTTTACGTGGAGAAGATAATGACCTTGGGCAAACTCCAGGAGTTGCAGTCGCTTATTGCGAAAGAGGTCCAGAAGAAGATACGTTATGAAAAGACCCACAAAACTATGTTTAAGCTTTAACTTACTACATACTTAATATCATGGTAGTTAATTTACTTTAcagtttacttatttttttaatattactatatacaggtttttgttgtttttcttaaaaatggaTAACAAATCTGTATAATTTGCACGATTAGTGACAGAAAAGCCGCGTCCTCGACTCACACTAACAACCTACTGTTTTAAAGAGTAAAAACTAAAGTAACGTGCACTACTTTAACTATTTGATCAAGATTTATACATGGTCTGGTTTTCttctcttttattaaatttaacaaataaataaaataaggtaaGGCAAGATTGATACTCACAATGAATAACGAGCATGTTTTTTGACCTCGTGTAAAGATAGACTTACTTTTAGTGCAATGAAAAACAACCCCCAACCTGTGTGAGAAAGGGACGCGGACCGGCGCATCACGTTGAAACGACGCGTCGCGACGCCACAACAGTTATCCGCGTCAGTTTTACTGCGCGTCTCGTATACGTCGGTTGTTTTCCATTTTGTCCGAACCACGTGAGACTTTCCGACAAGCATGTAAGTTATTTttcgtataaataaattttaattaattaataaaaggatattaattaattaacaatttaaattttctttttactgttttaaagaatataaattagaattttgctTAGTTGtacttgaatataaattttattttatttctgtctGAGTAACTAAATTGTGGAGGGAACGTGTAACGGTTTAATGAAAAGGAAATTCGAGGCGAACAATAGTTGTGTGTTTATTAGAAAGTTTTggcgaattaatttaataactattcCATACGGATATGAATCAACCTCAAGTGGTTTCTGTTTGTTAGCCGCTGTTTGTTCTTTCTTGATGAGTTCGCAGgaattttcattaactttccTCGCTCCCAGCGATACACACCAGTTATAGTTAGAAGTCGCCTCATAAAAAATCTACGAACTTATACGTCAGTTTTCTAGTCCGGAACGTAAAAAACTGGATATTTCCATCTGACGGATACATTCATAACAAtatcacatttaatattttcctttccACAACGACGCGAAACGTTTTTAAGTCTGTCATAATCCGCTTGCCGGAGCAGAATCGAATTGCGCGAACCTAAAACACCTCACGTCACACACACAAACCGAACAAACCGCCAGTTTCAGCGAAACAAGCCCCAGTCTGAAACCCTGATCCTGTTGAATCCCACCCAAATTGAAATCGGATTCGCAATTACAAAAAACAACGGTTCCGAATAATGAAAAAGGTTGAAACGACTAAAAAAAGAATAGGAAACACATCCTGGCTTTTGATCGACGATAACAGATGGTGTTAATGAGCGGACCAAGTTTTAGGCAACTAGTACATCAATCATTAGGGTTGGCAGAGTAATTTTGCGTTAGCGAGGGTAATTAAGACTAATGCAGTTgctgagaaataataaataaaaatacattttactttaattcataatttctgTTCttgttgaatattaatataattaattaaagtagaaCTAACGATTAAAAGATAATTGACATTAAAGCAGGACATTGtagaatgatttaaatttaaagcaatGTTCAAAGCAGTGAGTGAAAAAGAATAGGAAAAAATGGGAGTCCATGGGAGCTGTAAATTCCATAAGCATCGCCCCATCATATCCCACACATGTTCGATTTGGGAAAAGACTGAAGATATGGGTAACCAAGACAGTTAATTCACATGGGAGGCTTCTAagaagtttaatgtatttctGGCAATATTTGAACAGGcattatcttgctgaaaaaTGAGGCcactattctatttttttgcttaattgaaaagaattatttcttcttcgttAAGTTGTTAAACATCTAGTATAGTATATAACTTactaaatatactaaaattgtgacaaaaacATTTGATATGAAgtgtaaataagaaaaaaccaATAGATATAactcaattattaatacatttcctCAAGAATTTCTGTAGTCCTTAATGGCATTACCTTAAAGTAGTGGCACAGACACTACTTTCTGTACAAgtgtactttttaaataacgaTAATAGATGGTGCTAATGAGCGGACCTGTCGTAGGCAACTGGTACACCATCATAATGAtattgagagagacatcatacaTGACAGAAACCCCATGGTGGGAGACTTCCTGTTTCTATTgcacatgatgtctctttGAGAATTCAGATGTACCAAACTCTTTTGTactgtatattattatgtacagTATATAGTTAattgaa encodes the following:
- the LOC109597125 gene encoding uncharacterized protein LOC109597125, with translation MDLFFITISLVSNINMKFLLCIFALVAVATAQVVDIDNRMSLQELVAQLRMEQKFQQVSEKFEEVCPGRGDDIKEGLWAVVKCESEIEKKNETICTSIKNHFMECTKQVRGVMRDCVPAHSKDIPDLVFNSITRGFAHVCRMDGEHIFELGNKCISKNLESRSTSTCLRRVMTKMQEYTKNTPTKGQLCQFASSLKGCLQIHLSNSCQNPITQEAFIGFYDAILTTCNQYNYVDSNDLVERF
- the LOC109597140 gene encoding kinesin-like protein KIF9; this translates as MFSSKARQADCRVFFRIYPIESIDDNHVKLDKDEKTIYIRSRQELKRPESSPKEATYWKYVTDGTFRHVSQNHLYNVVRDNVMENVLAGVDAIIMCFGQTGCGKSLTMSGLQELPQDLGIVPRVVNDLFNLKQDYIKNKQKIFIELSYMEYGRHVANDLLKKYPNSLEYPFVGTKLKVKDKDQALNLIFKGEGRKELISNGHSSHMFSSILTFFITIKDATLEKPFCFSSKLHLIDLAGTDSSSNKTCSFKSPSDVGTANLFKSDLEAFVLCLCDNIPEKIKIKIRTNPLIKYLGCSLSNQSILRFVGHISLETENMSITSSLLRFGLALKGLKMRSKIVISGLTPDVETTFYKRELEKMLEEKRQEAIITNQVKRCFVDTERFQQMQRSVYDFLNNGVEMMEVLNVTEIKTTFDIFRKIYTDFDSEKSKIYKEAYNKAIEDTKMSKKSTIAPTTKRSMELRSFSRITPKTSSSESSQKKQQQRVSHIPKRSTHSVDVELTAKSSSIKKDVSYIPDILPEYLSVWMTYTNDGDSNFAVFEEQYRDNELTLHDAYLSYLQELKTLEEFKTKVDQLELELEHVKLLASTSMGKDESLQGVVEACMENLEKARQEELVQTEKCLSCRTKVNVLLNMRHKYRKLLELDFDEYCIVHFQMKVPNLQDFQANQLEMCTVNLEGLKQEHEDRPQECGVYVEKIMTLGKLQELQSLIAKEVQKKIRYEKTHKTMFKL